A genomic stretch from Erysipelothrix sp. HDW6C includes:
- a CDS encoding polysaccharide deacetylase family protein — MSFITLVYHELREPGTFEDQRPVTIDVADGYEDALPVPLFMLKEDFSTQMHYLVEHGFSFITLADITAYYYDKKPLPEKAIHLTFDDAFQSLRYETYPILKALGIKATLFVVKGWLSLEAQPYNPQVSRVLSFDEILAMRDVFEFANHTTHIHKRTGGTGLIQTLSAQKIHDDILSCAKIVDFPNVFAYPFGFYDANVVRILEAMNIDFAFTTQPGINDRTTPQLELHRYVIPYLMPLTTFIEIVERD, encoded by the coding sequence ATGAGTTTTATAACATTGGTTTACCATGAATTACGCGAACCAGGTACATTTGAAGACCAAAGACCTGTTACGATTGACGTTGCAGATGGTTACGAAGATGCGCTGCCAGTTCCTTTATTTATGTTGAAAGAAGATTTCAGTACCCAGATGCATTATCTTGTTGAACATGGGTTTAGTTTTATAACATTGGCTGATATTACCGCGTATTACTATGATAAAAAGCCACTACCTGAAAAAGCAATTCATCTAACATTTGATGACGCGTTTCAATCGTTACGATATGAGACCTATCCTATATTAAAAGCATTGGGAATTAAGGCAACACTTTTTGTTGTCAAAGGGTGGTTGTCACTTGAAGCACAACCTTACAATCCCCAGGTATCGAGGGTTTTGAGTTTTGATGAGATTCTTGCAATGCGTGATGTTTTTGAGTTTGCCAATCACACCACCCACATACACAAACGGACTGGTGGCACTGGCCTTATTCAAACGCTATCCGCACAAAAAATTCATGACGATATCTTAAGTTGTGCAAAGATTGTAGATTTCCCAAATGTCTTTGCGTATCCATTTGGATTTTACGATGCCAATGTCGTTCGTATTCTTGAAGCGATGAACATTGATTTTGCATTCACAACACAGCCAGGAATTAATGATCGCACAACCCCACAGTTGGAATTGCATCGGTATGTTATACCGTATCTGATGCCACTGACCACATTTATTGAAATAGTAGAGAGAGATTAA
- a CDS encoding ABC transporter permease, translating into MKLLRKVYPLATIIILWYLASLLVGVKIIPYPHQAFAMLIKNANELLIHASASLYRILLAIFFSFLIGVPVGIALGINHKFDALISPLVYILYPLPKIAFLPVFMQLFGLGDSSKIILMITILVFQVIISTRDGIRLIPNSYIMLMDSYHANRRHRLRYLYFPAIMPQLLSGLRIGLGVAIATLFFSENYATFTGLGYFIMNAWTTFNYPLMFAGIIVLSLMGYILFKIVDYLEVKITH; encoded by the coding sequence ATGAAGTTGCTTCGAAAGGTTTATCCACTGGCAACGATCATTATCCTTTGGTATCTTGCCTCCCTGCTTGTTGGTGTTAAGATTATTCCCTACCCCCATCAAGCCTTTGCGATGCTCATCAAAAATGCCAATGAACTGCTTATCCATGCAAGTGCCAGTCTGTATCGCATTCTTTTGGCGATATTCTTCTCATTTTTGATTGGTGTCCCCGTGGGAATCGCCTTAGGCATCAATCATAAATTTGATGCTCTCATCTCGCCACTCGTATACATTCTCTATCCGCTCCCTAAAATTGCATTCTTACCCGTGTTTATGCAATTGTTTGGTTTGGGTGACAGTTCAAAAATAATCCTTATGATCACCATCTTGGTCTTCCAAGTCATTATTTCAACCCGCGATGGCATTCGTCTGATCCCCAACTCCTATATCATGTTGATGGACAGTTATCATGCCAACCGTCGCCATCGCTTACGCTACCTGTACTTCCCAGCAATTATGCCACAACTTCTAAGCGGTCTTCGGATTGGGTTGGGTGTGGCCATTGCAACCTTATTCTTTTCGGAAAATTATGCAACCTTCACCGGACTGGGTTATTTCATCATGAATGCTTGGACAACATTTAATTACCCACTGATGTTTGCAGGTATAATTGTTCTCTCTTTGATGGGTTACATACTTTTCAAAATCGTCGATTATCTTGAAGTTAAAATCACGCATTAA
- a CDS encoding ABC transporter ATP-binding protein: protein MSAEITISNLNFRYQEDLIIKNFSHIFLPNTYTMIVGPSGCGKTTLLKLIGGFLKSQEGTILYNGSSYEGFPNDASLILQEGTLLPWLSVQQNIALGVKLTHSQHDLQDIIHDLGIESLLDSYPRQLSGGQRQRVEIARALATNPQLLILDEATSALDMITKEQIQELLKSLKQKYQMSIIQVTHDIEEAAFLGESIVMMQNETVSFHQSPFAKDINARQHPEFYDYCFQLRQAFKGGR, encoded by the coding sequence ATGAGCGCAGAAATAACAATTTCCAATCTTAACTTTCGGTATCAGGAAGATCTTATAATCAAGAATTTTTCGCATATTTTTTTACCCAACACCTATACAATGATTGTTGGTCCCTCAGGATGTGGGAAGACGACACTCCTCAAACTTATCGGTGGTTTTTTGAAATCTCAGGAAGGAACCATCTTATATAATGGATCCTCTTATGAGGGTTTCCCCAACGATGCGAGTTTGATATTACAAGAGGGAACACTGCTTCCATGGTTATCGGTTCAACAAAACATCGCGCTGGGAGTTAAACTTACACACTCACAGCATGATTTGCAGGATATTATTCATGACCTGGGTATTGAATCGTTACTTGATAGTTATCCACGTCAATTGTCAGGAGGTCAGCGCCAGCGCGTCGAGATTGCCCGAGCACTGGCAACCAACCCTCAGCTGCTTATTTTGGATGAAGCTACCTCCGCACTTGATATGATCACGAAAGAACAAATTCAGGAACTCTTAAAATCATTGAAGCAAAAATACCAGATGTCAATTATTCAAGTTACTCACGATATTGAAGAAGCTGCATTCTTAGGAGAATCCATTGTCATGATGCAAAACGAGACAGTGAGTTTCCACCAAAGTCCCTTTGCAAAAGATATCAACGCAAGACAGCACCCTGAATTTTATGATTATTGCTTTCAACTCAGACAAGCTTTTAAAGGAGGCCGATGA
- a CDS encoding ABC transporter substrate-binding protein translates to MKKILILLTLFILVGCSSAPKVNETPIRVGTLPAEAALPIIIAQEKGMFEAHGVKIEITPFGNPQERNAAAQAGEIDGMIADVMTGYTFQDKGMPYVITSDINEDFKILASPNSGITTMSQLDGKEVALIPGLILEYVMDEIAQKDSFSYNVLAMPSFPGRFEGLLSDQFAGVVFTEPQAGMLVQNGAILLGSSSQYGIKGGSLLFHDDVVTQRSDDLKRFYAAYNEAVAYLNDNPSSEYSDLLTKYQFPEQMGAYIDNKKEAFGTATAVSQDQLDKINTWSQAKGLIDKPADLEKAVNFEAIN, encoded by the coding sequence ATGAAAAAAATACTGATATTACTTACATTATTTATTTTAGTCGGATGTTCATCCGCACCTAAGGTGAATGAAACACCAATTCGCGTGGGAACACTTCCTGCTGAAGCCGCCTTACCGATTATTATTGCTCAAGAAAAAGGTATGTTTGAAGCACATGGTGTTAAGATTGAGATTACACCCTTTGGGAACCCTCAAGAACGCAATGCAGCAGCACAGGCCGGTGAAATTGATGGAATGATTGCTGATGTTATGACTGGATATACATTCCAGGACAAAGGCATGCCCTACGTTATTACATCGGATATAAACGAGGACTTCAAAATCTTAGCATCTCCCAATTCAGGTATTACAACCATGAGTCAATTGGATGGTAAAGAAGTTGCACTGATTCCAGGACTTATTTTGGAATATGTAATGGATGAAATCGCTCAAAAAGATAGTTTTTCCTACAATGTATTGGCAATGCCATCTTTTCCAGGGCGTTTTGAAGGGCTTCTCAGTGATCAGTTCGCCGGCGTAGTCTTTACAGAACCCCAAGCAGGCATGCTCGTTCAAAATGGTGCGATTTTGCTCGGAAGTTCTTCACAATATGGTATAAAGGGTGGAAGTCTTTTATTCCATGATGACGTTGTGACACAAAGAAGCGACGATTTAAAGCGATTCTATGCTGCTTACAACGAAGCAGTCGCATACCTTAATGATAATCCATCATCAGAATATTCCGACTTGCTAACAAAATATCAGTTCCCAGAACAAATGGGTGCTTATATTGATAACAAAAAAGAGGCCTTTGGTACCGCAACTGCCGTATCACAAGACCAACTTGATAAGATTAACACATGGTCACAAGCCAAAGGATTGATTGATAAACCTGCTGATTTAGAAAAGGCGGTTAACTTCGAAGCAATCAACTAA
- a CDS encoding F0F1 ATP synthase subunit A, translated as MIQVEVYSIVLITIILSLTFVVIGKTMRTLTLNEKPKGIALGAVLYVQTLSNFTIQNMGEKHGKRMAGYIGSVFIYILIANMFGLTGLQAPTSNYSVTLVLAIITFCLIQHAKIDANGFKGYLKGFFEPFFPFVIPNFFGTVAPLISLSLRLFGNVLSGTVIMTLLYTFTGWLSSFIPLIGGFNFVGVIVAPVLHLYFDMFSAFLQAFIFISLTSILIAVEYQD; from the coding sequence ATGATCCAAGTAGAAGTTTATTCAATCGTACTCATCACAATCATATTGTCACTGACATTTGTGGTGATTGGCAAAACGATGCGTACACTAACACTGAATGAAAAACCCAAAGGTATTGCCTTAGGTGCTGTTTTATATGTCCAAACCCTCTCAAATTTTACAATCCAAAATATGGGCGAAAAACATGGGAAGCGCATGGCCGGATACATTGGCAGTGTATTTATCTACATATTGATTGCGAATATGTTTGGTCTCACCGGGCTTCAAGCTCCGACGAGCAATTATTCGGTAACACTTGTTTTGGCGATTATTACATTCTGTTTGATACAGCATGCAAAGATTGATGCCAATGGATTTAAAGGGTATTTAAAGGGATTCTTTGAACCTTTCTTCCCTTTTGTGATTCCAAATTTTTTCGGAACGGTGGCACCGTTAATCAGTTTGTCACTGCGTTTGTTTGGGAATGTATTATCGGGAACGGTCATTATGACGTTATTGTATACATTTACGGGATGGCTCAGTAGTTTTATTCCATTAATTGGAGGCTTCAATTTTGTTGGTGTGATTGTCGCCCCTGTTTTGCATTTATACTTTGATATGTTCTCTGCTTTTTTGCAGGCATTTATTTTCATATCACTCACATCAATATTGATTGCTGTAGAATATCAAGACTAA
- a CDS encoding Tex family protein has product MENNVLILLKKELAHYKGQQIDAVLDLLADGNTVPFIARYRKEVTGTLDEVQIREIADRHDYLDNIEKRKEEVIRLIDEQGKLTPELEAEIVAASVLQKVEDIYRPYKQKRRTKATIAREKGLEPLALRIMALPLDFNDSEADAFINAEFELETREDVFLGAHEIIAEIIGDDADFRTWIRDFTMYSGVLKTDVKDKEKDERGVYEMYYDFSQPTNKIASHRVLAVNRAEKEDVIKVDIVVDEEKINQNFERKLVRNATDSPAVGYLRTGYMDSYKRFIKPAIEREIRNQLTEDAEKQAIHIFGENLRNLLLQAPLKGRVVMGFDPAYRTGCKLAIVDETGKVLAINVIYPHKPAPQHKQAEAEKAFIDLIEKYKVDMVAIGNGTASRESEVFVAENLKKVNRDVFYLIVNEAGASVYSASDVARKEFPNLQVEERSAVSIARRIQDPLAELVKIDPQSVGVGQYQHDVTQKTLSEALDVVVETAVNQVGVDVNTASPQLLEHIAGLTKTTAQNIVTFREENGMFASRTEIKSVPRLGPKSFEQAIGFLRIPKGKNILDNTGIHPETYTVTKQILKDTGIKLEELGTDTAREKLEGQSLNDLSTHYDIGKETLKDIFASLIQPGRDMRDEMSSPLLRSDVLTMEDLKPGMELNGTVRNVVDFGAFVDIGVKQDGLVHISKLSKNFVKHPTDVVAVGDVVKVWVMEVDLKKQRIQLSMLPLN; this is encoded by the coding sequence GTGGAAAATAACGTACTTATTTTATTGAAAAAGGAATTAGCGCACTATAAAGGTCAGCAAATTGATGCTGTATTAGACCTGTTGGCAGATGGGAATACGGTGCCATTTATTGCCCGTTATCGTAAAGAAGTAACGGGAACACTTGATGAAGTGCAAATTCGTGAGATTGCCGATCGTCATGATTATCTTGACAACATTGAAAAACGAAAAGAAGAAGTCATTCGTTTGATTGATGAACAAGGCAAATTAACACCCGAACTTGAAGCGGAGATTGTCGCTGCTTCTGTTTTACAGAAAGTTGAAGATATTTACCGTCCCTACAAACAAAAACGTCGCACAAAGGCAACGATTGCTCGTGAAAAGGGACTGGAGCCGTTGGCATTACGCATCATGGCATTACCGCTTGATTTTAACGATTCAGAAGCAGATGCTTTTATCAATGCAGAGTTTGAACTTGAAACACGTGAGGATGTCTTCTTGGGTGCTCATGAAATCATCGCTGAAATCATTGGAGATGACGCTGATTTCAGAACATGGATTCGTGATTTTACAATGTACTCGGGCGTTTTAAAAACGGACGTTAAAGACAAGGAAAAAGATGAACGTGGTGTTTATGAGATGTACTATGATTTCTCACAACCAACCAACAAAATTGCATCACACCGTGTTTTAGCAGTGAATCGTGCCGAAAAAGAAGATGTCATCAAAGTTGATATCGTGGTTGATGAAGAGAAAATTAATCAGAATTTTGAACGCAAACTTGTCCGTAATGCAACCGACTCTCCTGCAGTTGGGTATCTGCGTACGGGTTACATGGATAGCTACAAGCGATTCATCAAGCCAGCAATCGAGCGTGAAATACGCAACCAGCTGACCGAAGATGCAGAGAAACAAGCCATTCATATTTTCGGGGAGAACCTTCGTAATTTACTCCTTCAAGCGCCTCTTAAAGGTCGTGTTGTGATGGGATTTGACCCCGCATACCGTACCGGATGTAAGTTAGCGATTGTTGATGAAACTGGAAAAGTACTGGCCATTAATGTTATTTATCCCCACAAACCAGCACCGCAACACAAACAAGCTGAAGCAGAAAAAGCATTCATTGACCTGATTGAAAAATATAAGGTTGATATGGTTGCAATCGGAAATGGAACTGCAAGCCGTGAGTCAGAAGTCTTCGTAGCAGAAAACTTAAAGAAAGTTAACCGTGATGTCTTTTATCTCATTGTGAATGAAGCAGGCGCGTCTGTATATTCAGCCTCAGATGTTGCACGTAAAGAGTTTCCGAATCTGCAAGTTGAAGAACGCTCGGCCGTAAGTATTGCACGTCGTATCCAAGACCCACTTGCGGAACTTGTAAAGATTGATCCACAATCTGTAGGGGTTGGACAGTACCAACACGATGTAACACAGAAGACGTTATCAGAGGCATTGGATGTTGTTGTTGAAACTGCTGTTAACCAAGTGGGTGTTGACGTAAATACGGCATCACCGCAACTTCTTGAACATATTGCCGGTCTTACTAAAACGACAGCACAAAACATAGTTACCTTCCGTGAGGAAAATGGGATGTTTGCATCTCGAACAGAAATTAAGTCAGTGCCACGCTTGGGTCCCAAATCATTTGAACAAGCGATTGGCTTCTTGCGTATTCCCAAAGGCAAGAATATCCTTGATAATACAGGAATTCATCCGGAGACCTACACTGTAACCAAACAAATTCTCAAAGACACAGGAATTAAACTTGAAGAACTTGGAACGGATACAGCCCGTGAGAAACTTGAAGGCCAGTCCTTGAATGATTTATCAACACACTATGATATTGGTAAAGAAACACTCAAAGACATTTTCGCTTCATTGATTCAGCCAGGTCGTGATATGCGTGATGAAATGAGCAGTCCACTCTTGCGCTCAGATGTTCTTACTATGGAAGACCTCAAACCAGGAATGGAGTTGAATGGTACGGTTCGTAATGTTGTTGATTTTGGTGCTTTTGTTGATATTGGGGTCAAACAAGACGGACTCGTTCATATTTCCAAACTCAGTAAAAACTTTGTAAAACACCCAACCGATGTTGTTGCTGTTGGTGATGTTGTTAAGGTGTGGGTCATGGAAGTAGATCTCAAGAAGCAACGTATTCAATTATCAATGTTACCTTTAAACTAA
- the atpH gene encoding ATP synthase F1 subunit delta, which translates to MLSTRTYAQALFEVGVVRETALQYYDELIDFKQILHDQSVTKVFRLAPMSEDLNAIWDILQSEYSLQVVNFIRILYDANLLKFYTRIVEAYQEILEDNGYLRIVSISTPSALDHESQLRIESMLEKDSTVRMLFHYSNDPSLIAGMVVQNGNDIYDTSIKSKLDRIMSQGGQGV; encoded by the coding sequence ATGTTAAGCACTAGAACGTATGCTCAAGCGCTTTTTGAAGTCGGTGTTGTACGAGAAACCGCTTTACAATATTACGATGAACTCATTGATTTCAAACAAATCTTGCACGATCAATCCGTAACGAAAGTATTCCGTTTGGCACCCATGAGCGAAGACCTTAATGCCATATGGGATATCCTTCAATCGGAATATTCATTGCAGGTTGTAAATTTTATTCGCATTCTCTACGATGCGAATTTGCTCAAATTTTACACACGAATTGTTGAGGCGTATCAAGAAATTCTCGAGGATAATGGGTATCTGCGCATTGTTTCTATTTCAACGCCATCAGCATTGGATCACGAATCGCAATTGCGAATTGAATCCATGCTAGAAAAAGACAGTACAGTGAGAATGCTATTTCATTATTCAAACGATCCATCGCTCATTGCAGGAATGGTTGTTCAAAACGGTAATGATATTTACGATACGAGTATTAAAAGCAAACTCGATCGTATTATGAGTCAAGGAGGTCAGGGAGTATGA
- the atpE gene encoding ATP synthase F0 subunit C: MDTVSIGKGLVAIAAALAVMTGIFSTIGQGYAAAKAVEAVGKNPEAESKIRSMLILGAGIAETAAIYGMLIAFLLIFVF; this comes from the coding sequence ATGGATACAGTTAGCATTGGAAAAGGGTTGGTGGCTATTGCCGCTGCATTGGCAGTTATGACAGGGATTTTTTCAACAATTGGTCAAGGATATGCGGCCGCAAAGGCAGTTGAAGCAGTGGGTAAAAATCCAGAAGCAGAAAGTAAAATACGTTCGATGTTAATTCTTGGAGCTGGTATTGCTGAAACAGCTGCTATTTATGGAATGTTGATCGCGTTCTTACTCATCTTTGTTTTTTAG
- a CDS encoding folate family ECF transporter S component, translating to MKTKKLVLMALFIVIEIVFTRFVSINTPITRVGFSFVPMAIAGYMMGVFNAGIIALIADLIGATLWPSGPYFIGFSISAFLTGAAYGILKGKEDIWKWMIVVALFNTFIVNIGLNTWWLQIMYGKTWDILLPPRIGKALFILPIKVLINGKVLTVLKNHKSLQNEINSL from the coding sequence ATGAAAACAAAGAAGTTAGTTTTAATGGCGTTATTTATCGTCATAGAAATCGTATTTACGCGATTTGTAAGCATTAATACTCCAATTACTCGGGTTGGATTCTCATTTGTTCCCATGGCAATTGCGGGTTATATGATGGGGGTCTTCAATGCAGGGATCATCGCTCTCATTGCTGATCTTATTGGAGCAACATTATGGCCAAGTGGTCCTTATTTTATTGGCTTCTCAATTTCTGCTTTCCTAACGGGTGCTGCATACGGTATCTTAAAAGGAAAAGAAGATATATGGAAATGGATGATTGTTGTTGCCCTATTCAATACGTTTATCGTCAATATTGGGTTGAATACCTGGTGGCTTCAAATTATGTATGGAAAAACATGGGATATACTCTTGCCACCGCGCATTGGAAAAGCCTTGTTTATACTTCCAATTAAAGTTTTGATTAATGGAAAAGTACTGACAGTTCTAAAAAACCATAAAAGTTTACAGAATGAAATCAATAGCCTATAA
- a CDS encoding ABC transporter substrate-binding protein, producing MKKIGIIALLVVILTGCGSKEPTKPLKFGTIPAEASLPMIIAYEKGFFTTDIEVIPFQAPTDRNAAAQSGQIDGLIADVMTALPMIESGVDVKITSDINEDFKLLASPNSGITSIKGFDGKHVAVIPKFFLQWVMDTMAESEGISYEMMNVPAFSARFEGLLNDQFEGLVFPEPQAGMLIEKGAILIAGSQEFGLKGGSIMFTTDSLTNNRAAVEDFYNGYNKAVDYLNETKAGEYVDILEKYGFPQEMEAYIDNRATKYQYAGVVPVDQFDNIMKWSQKQGLTTQDYSYDAVTDFKVNGSK from the coding sequence ATGAAAAAAATAGGTATTATTGCATTACTAGTCGTTATACTAACTGGATGTGGTTCAAAGGAACCTACCAAACCCCTAAAGTTCGGTACCATTCCTGCTGAAGCATCGTTACCCATGATTATTGCATATGAAAAGGGATTCTTTACTACAGATATTGAAGTGATTCCGTTTCAAGCACCGACAGACCGCAATGCGGCGGCACAATCTGGCCAGATCGATGGACTCATTGCAGATGTTATGACAGCATTACCCATGATTGAATCCGGTGTCGATGTAAAAATAACATCAGACATCAACGAGGATTTCAAACTCTTAGCATCACCGAATTCTGGAATTACCTCAATTAAAGGTTTTGATGGCAAACATGTCGCAGTTATTCCCAAATTTTTCTTACAATGGGTTATGGATACCATGGCAGAGAGTGAAGGAATCAGTTATGAAATGATGAATGTTCCGGCATTTAGTGCTCGCTTTGAAGGATTACTCAACGATCAGTTTGAGGGACTTGTATTCCCTGAACCCCAAGCAGGAATGCTGATTGAAAAAGGTGCAATCTTAATTGCTGGGTCACAAGAGTTTGGTTTAAAAGGTGGAAGTATCATGTTCACGACAGATAGTTTAACAAACAACCGGGCTGCCGTTGAAGATTTCTACAATGGTTACAATAAAGCTGTTGATTATCTCAATGAAACAAAAGCAGGGGAGTATGTTGATATTCTTGAGAAGTATGGTTTCCCTCAAGAAATGGAAGCATATATCGATAACCGGGCTACAAAATATCAATATGCAGGTGTTGTTCCTGTTGACCAATTTGATAACATTATGAAATGGTCTCAAAAACAAGGGCTCACAACCCAAGATTATTCATACGATGCAGTGACCGATTTTAAAGTAAACGGATCAAAATAA
- a CDS encoding formate--tetrahydrofolate ligase, producing the protein MKNDAQISNEAHYDHIQNVADKLDLKNEDIEMYGTRKAKISLDVLERPTKGKLILVTAINPTPAGEGKTTMNIGLAMAMNKRGYQTISALREPSLGPVFGMKGGATGGGYSQVIPMDEINLHFTGDFHAITSAHNLLAAMLDNHIFHGNQRNIDLQSILWGRAMDMNDRALRRLTINSKKMNHDTFFDITAASEIMAIVCLAENLADLRVRLGRIIVAYDIFGNPVVANDLGAVGAMVLLLKDAMKPNLVQTLENTPAIIHGGPFANIAHGCNSIIATKTALKLGDYVVAEAGFGADLGAEKFYDIKCRSGNLKPSATVLVATIRALKYNGGVSVSDLGQENLDALKLGSQNLIQHFENLKKYQNNVIIAINRFASDTDAEIAYLQDLGRDLKTQVILADVFSKGGDGALELAEAVHDLCEQPDTFKLLYENTSIKESIETVATGIYRAASVHYSFEADAKIEAISKHYPKGLPVCIAKTQYSFSDDPKALNVPQNFSIEVRDVRLSQGAGFLVVLLGKIMTMPGMPTSPNALGMDYDGAVIGLI; encoded by the coding sequence ATGAAAAACGATGCACAAATTTCAAACGAAGCACATTATGATCACATTCAAAATGTTGCTGATAAATTGGACTTAAAGAATGAAGATATAGAGATGTATGGAACACGCAAAGCGAAGATTAGCTTGGATGTCTTAGAACGTCCAACAAAAGGAAAACTAATTCTTGTCACGGCGATTAATCCAACCCCAGCTGGTGAGGGAAAAACAACCATGAATATCGGTCTTGCCATGGCGATGAACAAACGTGGGTATCAAACGATATCAGCCTTACGTGAACCATCACTGGGGCCTGTTTTTGGTATGAAGGGTGGTGCAACGGGTGGCGGGTATTCACAAGTCATTCCAATGGATGAAATAAACCTTCATTTCACAGGGGATTTCCATGCCATAACATCTGCTCATAACTTATTGGCAGCGATGCTCGATAATCATATTTTTCATGGCAACCAACGGAATATTGATTTGCAAAGTATTTTATGGGGACGGGCAATGGATATGAATGATCGTGCCCTTCGTCGTTTAACCATTAATAGTAAGAAAATGAATCATGATACATTCTTTGATATCACAGCGGCTTCGGAAATTATGGCCATAGTTTGTCTTGCTGAGAATTTGGCTGATTTGCGGGTACGATTGGGACGCATAATTGTTGCCTACGATATCTTTGGTAATCCAGTAGTTGCAAACGATTTGGGGGCAGTCGGTGCTATGGTATTGTTACTTAAAGACGCGATGAAGCCAAACTTGGTGCAAACCCTTGAGAATACACCGGCAATTATTCATGGTGGACCCTTCGCAAATATTGCTCATGGATGCAATTCAATCATTGCCACCAAAACGGCATTAAAATTGGGTGACTATGTGGTTGCAGAGGCTGGCTTTGGTGCTGATTTGGGGGCGGAGAAATTCTATGACATTAAATGTCGCAGTGGAAACCTGAAACCATCGGCAACAGTTCTCGTTGCAACCATTCGTGCACTGAAATACAATGGTGGTGTTTCAGTTAGTGATTTGGGTCAAGAAAACCTCGATGCTTTGAAACTTGGTTCGCAAAATCTTATCCAACATTTCGAAAATCTAAAGAAATACCAAAACAATGTCATTATAGCAATCAATCGTTTTGCCAGTGATACTGATGCAGAAATTGCTTACTTGCAAGATCTTGGTCGCGATCTCAAGACACAGGTCATTCTTGCCGATGTGTTCTCCAAAGGTGGAGACGGAGCATTGGAGCTCGCTGAAGCGGTTCATGACTTATGTGAACAACCAGACACGTTTAAGCTTCTTTATGAGAACACGTCAATCAAAGAATCCATTGAAACAGTTGCTACAGGAATTTATCGAGCTGCATCGGTTCATTATAGTTTTGAAGCCGATGCGAAAATAGAAGCAATATCAAAGCACTATCCTAAGGGATTGCCTGTGTGCATTGCGAAAACACAGTACTCGTTCAGTGATGATCCCAAGGCCTTAAATGTTCCACAAAACTTTAGTATTGAAGTTCGTGATGTACGATTATCCCAAGGAGCAGGATTTTTAGTAGTTCTACTGGGGAAGATTATGACGATGCCTGGCATGCCAACATCACCCAATGCACTCGGTATGGACTATGATGGAGCGGTTATTGGACTTATTTAG
- a CDS encoding ATP synthase F0 subunit B: protein MDLDIAQKLMPNLLTMAAQLGATYVIYLMYKKYLHEPVQKFLDMRAEAIANEVTAAQQLKEESLAMREQSAEDYEIAIEKLKRVEQEMLAEANRERQAIVASAQDDIQAQKQALIDAFEIEKQTLFDDVSDQVLSLAVAVNRKVISQHEYENETMINDLEKEIRKHHVKH from the coding sequence ATGGATTTAGATATTGCACAAAAATTAATGCCCAATCTTTTAACCATGGCTGCCCAACTGGGTGCAACCTATGTCATTTACTTAATGTATAAAAAATATTTGCACGAGCCGGTTCAAAAGTTTTTGGACATGCGCGCCGAAGCCATAGCAAATGAGGTTACCGCTGCGCAACAGTTAAAAGAAGAAAGTCTCGCAATGCGAGAACAGTCTGCTGAAGATTATGAAATTGCAATTGAGAAATTAAAACGTGTTGAACAAGAGATGCTTGCGGAAGCAAATCGTGAACGTCAAGCAATCGTAGCATCGGCACAGGATGATATTCAAGCACAAAAGCAAGCACTCATTGATGCATTTGAAATTGAGAAGCAAACATTATTTGACGATGTCAGTGATCAAGTGTTGAGTTTGGCAGTTGCTGTAAACCGAAAAGTAATCAGTCAGCATGAGTATGAAAACGAGACAATGATTAATGATCTAGAAAAAGAAATTAGGAAACACCATGTTAAGCACTAG